Genomic DNA from Dermacentor variabilis isolate Ectoservices chromosome 6, ASM5094787v1, whole genome shotgun sequence:
AACACGGTGTGCGGCGTCATTTCGGGGTGACGTGGACACGATCTATCGTTTTCTTCCCTACACATCCCTCTTTCATATCTTTAttggaaattttttttaattatggggttttacgtgccaaaaccaccttctgattatgaggcacgccgtagtggaggactccggaaatttcgaccagctggggttctttaacgtgcacctaaatctgaacacacgggtgttttcgcatttcgcccccatcaaaatgcggccgccgtggccgggattcgatcccacgatctcgtgctcagcagcccaacaccatagccactgagcaaccacggtgggtgaaaAATATTTTAGAAGTGCTATTTCGGCGTATTTTAAATAATCTTTCCATTCCTAATACATActctgtctctccctctctctctctgagagcCTCCTCTATTGGACACTGTCGTGTGTTTATCGGCCTTTTCAGGAAATTCGACTTGTATCAATGCGATCATCTTGCTACATTCTTGGCACatcattttattttacttttcctTGAATTTTCCCCCGCGTTCTCCTTTCTTagacaaaacaaaacaaggtGTTTTAGAAGTAGGGCGCTCAAAGTGGAGAACAGTATCGTTCAGGCGTACAAGAGAacgcagtagagagagagagagagagagagagagagagagagagagcacaaagGAACGCATAACGCGTACAAGTGCGTTTGGGTTTGTTATGCAAGTTAATCCACTCAGGGACGCcgtttctaaaactccctaatgtaTGTTTTTAATTCCATCTTGTTCGTAGTCAATTCGCCATAGTGGTTGGCAACTTATCGCTATATTAAGCGGGAATTATCAAACCATGGCAACGATCCGCTGTATCTTCCCGTCGTAATCATGACAAGGACGGACTGCGCAGTTTTCCCACTCCTAAAATTAACCCCTGGATTGCATTTTTCTATATGCAGACGAGGTTTCCAGTTTACCTGGCTAATAACCCTGCCGGATCTTCGGTACGCAACATGTACCACTTCGCACAGGTAGgtcaggtttttcttttttttctttgcttgtcGTGCAAGGCTTTCCAGTAGTTGCTATTTGCAAAAGTTCGCTAAGAAGTTTTAAAAACGAGACCAATTTTCTTTCAGTACCCCTTTAACACAATCAGAACCAGCTCAGCAACCGGGATAATTGGCTTATCTAGGCACGGCAAGACGTGAGCGGGCGAAACCCACTCAATCTTTCGCTCAATTATGTGGGGTCGCAATGTACCAAACCTGCAAACCACCGCTGTGGGGTGCAAAAAGGGGTCGCAAGCACTTGTCCATGCACCGTACTTGGGACAACCTTTTAATGGGGGCAATTTAATTTTCCGCTGGTGGCACATGCTCGGTATGGAGCAGCTAACGAAACCTACGTCGAAGTCCCAAAATTTTTATTCGGAACGCCTTCATCAATAATTACGAAAGTTACCTTGTGTACACCTTCGACCACACCGAATAGAAATCTATGCGAggtcttttgttttgttttagccAGTAGTCCGTAATTTCTTGTTTCTCGCGTCACGTTTTACTGGCTCCACTTTGGAGGTCAGCTACACGAGTTTGTGCACGCTTACAGCTGACCAACCAAAGCTGACTGCTGGCACGAGCGTACCGCGCATGAACATTGGCATAAGGAGCTgtgttgaattgaattctggggtcttTCTTatacgcaccaaaaccacgatttgattatgaggcacgtctcagtggaggactccggattaatcctGACCACTATGAGATCTCGTtgcgttaacgttacacctatcattcttctttccgcaacgagctatggaaagaagaatgataggtgtaacgttaagggataagaaaagagctgattgggcgagggaacaaacgcgagttaatgatatcttagttgaaatcaagaaaaagaaatgggcacagGCAGGAcacttaatgaggagggaagataaccgatggtcagtaagagctacggaatggattccaagggaagggaagcgtagcagagggcggcagaaagttaggtgggcggatgagattaagaagtttgcagggacaacatggccacaatttgtacatgaccggggtagttggagaagtatgggagaggcctttgctctgcagtgggcgtaatcgggctgatgatgatgatgactatgagaTCTTTAACGTGGCCCCAATGTGCCGGGACACGGGATCGTTTTGCATCTCgtcccccatcgaagtgcggccgccgcagccaggatttgatcccgcgacctcgtgcttagcagcgcaacagcatagccactaagctaccacggcgggtgccggGAGCTGAGCGCACACCGTGGTGCGTGCACCGGCGCGGAGCACACATGGTAAACATTCTACGGTGCTCGCAATGAAACACGTGCACAACGCTTTTCGGTGCTTGTGTATGTAACTCACTGCAAAGGCCTTAATTACCCGGCACACTTTAGACTTTACCAGCACATTGGCTCCACAATACGGCCATCGATCTTGCCTCGGAAGTTTAAACGCGGTTCCCCATTTAGTCGTTCCCTAAAGAAACGTTGAAGATATAACGGCCGGATGACGCTTTCGAGTGCTCGAATATCTAATTAATCTACGGCAAATGCCTTAATTAACCCGCATACACACTTTAAACTTTGCCTGCGCGCTTGTACCCGTATACGTCTATCAAATATAAGCTGTCACCTTCTATCAGTTCCCCCTGGGCACCGGGAAAGCTTCCTACACGTTTCGAATGACACAACACaaaggtgggggggagggggggggattaCTCAGTAACTATCTGCAACAACCCACAAAACTTCGGTCGCACATCGGTTCTGGCAGGCCCCCAATTTCAACGCCAATGTGAACTCGGTGCCCTTTCAGTACTGCCAGGACACCAGGAAACATCCCGTATAACGACGGCTGTACACAACGCTTTTAACCACGTGTATAAAGAGCAAAGGCCGCCATTAACCTACACATTTTTAAAGCTACGATAGTACATCACCCACGTATAACACGGCCACATCTCCATGCAAGTTGAGTCGCGGACAGACAACGCGCGCGCTTAATATATAACGCTTCTATAGAAGGGGGAAAAAACGAGTATATCTATTAGTTACATGTAAAACCCCGAATTCTTATGGGTGACGCATGTGCATCGACCATCACCCATAACCTGCCCCCTAACCCTTTCTAAAGGTACTCAAAGAAGTCAGTTTCCAATTCCCACCTATACCATGAACAACGGGGGCGCTTCTGTATACCGTGTCTCTCAGctagcgttagccaagctgttcaacaacaaaaaaaaagagagagacagatttaaaaaaagacgcggtgcaagaaacaattaCAAGATCTACAGTGTTCGGTCACCAGCGttctgaaacacacacacacacacattttatatatatatatatatatatatatgttcgcgTTTGACATAACACTTCTGAATATGTATGCACAAAAATATAACATGTACTGCGCGAAATGCAACGAGACGGGTATACTGCTTCGAGAATCGCGCAGCGCCTTAATTGCCCAGTACAGAGTATTTCTGCGGAAAACCAGTGTTCATCAATTTTCACATCAAGCGCCTGATAACTCACACACTTGAATCCATGACCGCACATCAGCCCGAACATTGACCCCCGTTCCCACCGAATTTTAACCCGGCAAACAATTTAGCTCTTCGAGGATGCTGGTAAAACACGTATATATGACGTTTTCAAGCGCTCCGTATATATAGCCGCTCTATGGAGTGCACTAAAATATAACCCTGTACATTATAGCGGGCATTaataacagtttcgctgtaaaatgacGTGGCAATAAAGTGGTTTGCCGATGCGTCTCGGCTGGCTGACGCATTGATGCGCTTTTATATTATAATCGTACTATCATTCATTTCAGATCATCAGAGACAATCGGCTTCAAATGTTTGATTGGGGGCCATTGCAGAACAAGAAAACTTATGGGCAGGTACGTGCACATTTAATATTGACGCCACACGAGGAAAAACGTCAACTTTGTTaaaaaatctatgggcactttgctgaacTAAACTGAGATGGGCGAAAGCCTAtctacgactgcctctgttgctgttgtctgaactgttctgcgaacggacgccgctgTTGCCGCGAGCGTGGCATGTGCAATCatagccatatggctgcaaggtttaattgtcgccgatgtgcgcgcacccccaccGCATGTCCGCGCACCCCCaccgcatgtccgcgctctcccacgcgcccactcgcacagcgctactggtcAACACCACCCTGACAAGTCATGTAGAGGGTGTTGTACTGTCATGGCGCaccctctccttgctcccctcgccggtgatcaccgctttcctacGTCCACCACGGATTGCGCCCgcacactcatgagccactaaaggctcaCGCCTTAAAATATGACCGCCGACAACGAAACGTATAGCCacattcgtgtgtgtgtgtgcgtgtgtgtgtgcgcgcgcgtctgtgtgtgtgtgtgtcggtttGACATATATCCAGCATTCAAATCGGAAAGAATAAGTTCTGGTGCTTTACATCCCAAAAACGCGATTTAATaatatgtggggttttacgtgccaaaaccactttctgattatgaggcacgccgtagtggaggactccggaaattttgaccacctggggttctttaacgtgcacctaaatctaagcacacgggtgttttcgcatttcgcccccatcgaaatgcggccgccgtggccgggattcgatcccgcgacctcgtgctcagcagcccaacaccatagccactgagcaaccacggcgggttcaaaaacgcgatttgattatgaagcacgccatggTGGAGAAATCCGAATTAATTGCTCCTGGCCCCCCGGGCTTCGTTAAGAAGCACTCAATGCGCGGCACACAGACGTTTTAGCACTTTGCtcccacagaaatgcggccgtGGCGGCTGTGATAAGCAAATAGGCCTAAGCACCCAGACGTTGGCAAAATTTACGTCAGAGCCAGGTGGTACGACAACTTCACGGCGGTGTCGCCAGTAGTCTTTCGGGTTTTTTGCGTCTTTTATGGCCTTACCCTATACATTATCTTACAAACATATAGCGGCCGCTTTGCTATTACGGAAACGTAATTGAAGAATACAGCTTAATATTCCTCTTCGGTGTTCCTAAAACCGAAGCTTACTGTCGGCACAGGCTCTCACTTCTTGTCGTGAATGCTTATTTCTTTGCCCAAACTCGCAGAAACGCCCGCCGGAGTACGACCTCTCCAGGGTCACCGCACCGGTGGCCCTCTACTGGAGCGCCGGAGACGTGCTGGCCCGGCCAGTGGATGGGAAACACCTCGCGAAGCGTTTGCCCAACGTGGTGCTTAGCTACAAGGTGCCCGTGCGTGGATTTACGCACATCGACTTTGTGTGGAGCATCAATGCCAAGAACCACTTGTACAAGGAGATTCTGCGCATGATGCTCCAGTACTCGCAGGAGCAGCAGCCGCCATCGTCGCCGGGGTTCGATCGAAACAACATTGTGCGCCTGTGACACGCGTACGTGCAGCTACACGTCACGTTTCTGTGCCTTTCATCCCCCACCTGGGCGCAAGTTCTTCACTAAGGGTGCCCAGAGCAGTGCCCGATAGCAAATGAGATCAGAAGATGCGCAATTGGTTGTTCTCTCTCACACGTCTTGCCGTCACTTTGTCCCGCACAACGTGCATCTGgtcatgcataaatattttttttaccatttctttTCAGTCTCTTGGGCAACAAGCATGTCGGACGCTAGGTGGCGTGCTTCATTGGTCACTGGCCCACTTCAAAGGGCATGCCATTAAAACACGATCAGATAACAATGCAGTTGCATGTCGGCACGTACAGTCGAACGCAAAAGTCTAGAGACCATGGcatatataaaaaataatttcTAGCACAGCGACACAACGTGAAATTGTATAAAAGCACCATGCTGGTCAAGCAGACGCACGTGGGCAGCACACTTCATTTCTGCCATTATTCCTAGgctaagaagaaaaaataaatctagCATTCCACTGCATGTGTCATTCATCAGTTCCGGAGCTCTCTTCAGTACTCAAAGGAGAACGGATCACCAGTGGTTAGAGCTTAGTAAGCCACAGGCCTGCGTCCACAGTCTCGCCACAATAAACTGGTGCGTCGCTACTTCCCACGTGCGCTCGATCTTTAGAGAAAAGTGAACGCAGAAACAAGCAGCAAGAAATACAGTACAACTGAGTTAACGAGTGAACCATTTTATCTACACTCAATCACCCATGACACCGGTCGTACATGCGCATGGTCCTCGGGCGGCACGGGAAGCAAGGGGCCCGGCATCAAGAATGAATACATGGGTGAGGCATCCTTGGCATGTCACTGCGGTACGAGGGCTCCCTGTGGCTACACCACGCACAATCTAACTGTGGACGGCAGGGCCGATATGAGCAGTATCCAGACAAAACCCGGCAGCCTTACCTTGAGATTAGTGCGGCTAGTCATAGTAGGGCCATGTAGCAAGCACATGCACAGCTCTTCAGACTTATGGGGATCAGAAAGGTGCAGCTCGAGGCATGCACTCGCGGTAGGCGGAAGACAGTGTAGACGAACAAATGTCCGAGCGATACAGAATGGGATCGCCGTACGAGAGGAAAACGTGTGCGCAACTTGCACTGTCCCCGTGATGCTAGAGTCAGTCTGCTATAGGAGGTGCCTCTGCTCAGCTCTACCAAAGGCCGTGACAATTGCGCGACTGGGAGAGAAGTGTTCAGTTCTCACCACAAAGTCTAACGAGATCGGTCCACTAGACTTCCAAGCCTGGAGTGACAGCAGAGTGACAATCCAACTGCTGCCCTTTCCCGTTGcggatggaaagaaaaaaaggtaccAGTGACGAAAAAATAGGCAAAAAACCCGCGCAAAGGTTACGATGCGCACGAAAATAACCGCCAGCACACTTTCCTTTTGTAGATTTTTTAATGGCATCTGTTCTTGTATCTACAACATTAAAGTGAATGTTGTGCTGAACATTTTGGGAAAGATGGACAAATTTGTCAGATACAGTGGAAGCATAGCACAGtaaggacgatcgacaaagactagacaggacaagtgcttgtcctgtctagtcttcgTCGATCGTCCTTACCgtgctatgcttccagtgtaactatgtattACCAATAAGTCCAAGCCTATACCCTTCTGAAAAACATTTGTCAGCACAGCTTGGTGGGAAGTAGGCATAATTGTTAAGCTTAGGAGCATCCTAAAGGGATGAGCCTGCTCATGCATGCAAGTGCCTGCTGTGTTCTTTAAAGAGTATGGGTGCTGTCCACTGGAATTGTGTGTGAGTACATCACTGCAAGTACTTTACCTGCCAGTTAGTGGACTGCATTTTCTGGACAAACATTGATTCAGAGGGCGACGATCATGCATGTGTGATGACACATGCCTATCAGAAGCTGTGTGGAGGAGACAGTAAATTGCATAAGTCAATGTGCCGTGTGCCCATTCCTTGTATTATTTGCGATTAAATTGTGCTACCTTAGAGTCAGCATTCCTGTATTCTTACTTCATGGTCCTTCACTTCCAATAGCAATGCAATCAGCATCATTTTTTCCCTAACAGCAATGCATGCCCATCTGTATGTGAGGCAGCACCAAGGCTCTTTTGATATTGCTGCAGCTTTACAATGTTCATCACTATGCTCAGCAGCTTGACTTGACAATGATGAAAATGGTCATTGTCAGTGTAACAAAAAGGGTAACAGACAGGACAAACTCAGTTTCAAGCGTTTAGCTGCTGTTTCGGTACTCCCAGTAGCCTCTACATACATCCAATTGCAGCATGTTGTTTTTCGGACCTTTTCACAGAACCAAAGATGACCTTCATGTCAAGGAATGTATGGCTGCTTTATTATCAACGGTAGACGAAGTGACACACCATTATGGAAACAAAAGGGCATTGTGTCTGTTTTTTCAGTCCTCGCCTGCAGGGATGGCATCTTCCAGTCGCCTCACGAACTTCACTCGCAGCTCAGAAGTAGAGTCACCTTTCAGTTGGTCATGAACGAAACAGGCGACCACTTCTGTCTGAACCTGAAGGACAGACAATGAATGCATGGTCAAAACAAGATCACAGTGTTTAACGACCCAAAGAAAAACGTTGCAAAATACTGTTTGTCTGATTAGTCTGCATAACTGGAAAATGCCCCTTTACAATTTTCACGACACATTCCAAGCCACCTCTCTGCATAGCTTGAAATAACCAATGAGTGGCGGGTAACCCACAACGACAATGTACAGAGGTCCAGTGTTAAAGGTGCCCAAAAGCACTGTGAGCTTGAAAATTTGTTATGTAGTGGCAGCTGTGTAGCAATATAAAATCaacataaaattaaattatggggttttacgtgccaaaaccactttctgattatgaggcacgtcatagtggaggactccggaaatttcgaccacctggggttctttaacatgcacctaaatctaagtacacgggtgttttcacgtttcgcccccattgaaatgcagccgccgtggccgggattcgatcccgcaacctcgtgctcagcagcctaacatacAATGAACATACACCAGAAAAAAGTTTCTACATGGTGCTACAGTTACCACAGGCATTTGATAGAATATGCAGCTGCCACTGTTTCTTGCTCACCTTTGCTGTCCTTCCCACAGGCTTTCTCTCCTTGTCGCATACTTTACTGTACTGTATGCATCCGTGAGTCCAGCAAAAACTTATGGGACACGTGACTTAACCAAAACAGGGAACCAGAAGAGCGTCTCCTCCATTGTCTGCCTCTGATTGCCCACTCCATGAAAACGGGATTTGAAATTGTCTCATGTTCGCCTAGGATGCTGTTTGGCTAAGAAGGCTCAGGAACTTTCAAATAAATTAAGAAGGACAGACTCAACACAAAaaagggcgaaatgcaataacaaaTGTGCTTGGTCTTAACTGAAAAAATTTGGAGCTCCTCTGGCAAGTACAGAGTAAAAATGTTGCGTATCCTACACACTTTCACAAAGTTTGACTTCCGTGAAATATTTGTGGTTGTGGTTTATTAGCAAAGTCAGCAGAATTTGCAACTCACCTTTTCAACTGCTCCTCTGGCTTATTAGCTGAGTCAGCAGAAACTGCAACTTACCATTTCAAGTGCTCCTCGAATCACTCCAGGAATGATGTTGCTGTACTTCAGGGTGGCATGACTCTCGGGCAACTCTACAAATTCAGTGAGTGGATTGCTTTCAAGAATGAGGGAGAACTCGTCTCCTGCTGGGCTCCAGTTAGTGATGGATGGACTTATGCCCAAGTACATCTTGAAGGCCATCTGTGAAAAACACCAAGGTCACTCTAAATACTAGACAACCTATTGCTACATCTTTACGATCAGAGAGAACATCTTGACTGCAGTACTGAACAAGATAATCACTGTTGTCAAAGTTTCGAAGTGCCAAAATGTTCAGTTGATTAGCATGGGAAATGAAAGCACGTTTACTATGTAGTTTCACATCATAGATAACATTTGAAATGGGTTGCAAGTCTGGAATAAAATCGGGCAGCTCACCACAAAAGCAGCATGAGCCTTCAAGTCAAGATAAGGTAATATCTCCTAACACCACATTTTTTACTCATTCACTTCACTTATGGGTCAATTAGATGGTAATGTGACCTAAATTCAGCAAAATGCCCTAGTATTGCAAATCGGGCAAGCTATAAGGTATTCATGATGGTCAACACATGCAAGCACGAATACAAGATCATGGAAACACGAGACAAAACGTTTCCTGGCCATGTATTTGCTTTTGTGTGCACATATAGTCATGCGTACAATGCCAAATAGTCAAACTGAAGTAGAACCCTCATAAATGTTTCAGACATTGTCTAGAGAATTTCCCTCACAGAACAAAAAATCAAGATCCACTACAGTTTATGCATAAGCAGGTGGCCGTAGCTGAAGTACAGTGTATTAGAATAGGTGGCTGATGTGACCAGGCTATCAATACTCCAAAGACCATCAATGCTTCAGAGCGGCAGCTTGTGAGAGATTTTGTACAGAATGCCTTAACCGGAATTAGCATAGTGAAGGTTTCTTAATGAAAACTGAAATCTCACTATTAGCACTTGATAACAGCCTATTTACTTGTCCTTGTGCCACACTTTTCAGTAGGAAGTTATGATGAGGGCTGCAaagtctgtgtgcgtgcgtgttattATTGGCCCTGTTGACAACCAAAACAAATATGGCACAAGTGGCATTCAATAAACCTCGCATGACAATAGTGAAACAATATTTTTGATatcagtaacagaaaaaaaaacaaagggagACACTTAGATATGACACGATTTGATCGCGATTACAACATACCTACCGCGATTACAACATACCTGAAGTTTTTCAGCAGTGTCTCGAAAGTCGTAACACCGGCCCACATTTGTTCGCGCCAGGAAATCTTCAATCAGCCTAAGTCCTATGTTGTAGCCCCTGCAAAAATGCGCATGAATATTTacgccgcatttttttttctcatgcagcTTTATTCATGGTCTATAATAACCAACGTAAAGAATGCACTCGAGCTATGCTTTGTCAAGGCAGCTTACAGAATTTAAACTTCTTTTTTAACAGAGCTACATCATTTTAACCATACTCGCACAAAGGACCAACAAAGCCGGAATTATATTTATACGTAACACGCCAAATACCGTGCCTGATTCAGAGGCACCAACACATTGCGAACTAAAACACCTGTGATTCGCCGACGTCTCCCTACTCACATTCTGTCCAACTGCTTGTTGACTTCCTCGTCGCTCTCATAATCCTTCAGCATCTGAGCCACCAGAGAGCCATACGTAAGCGTGAAGAGCTCGGAGCTCTAAAGGTAGGGAGTGAGAGAAGAAGCATCCAGTTAAAAAGAAGCAAAATTCAAGGAACGCTTCCACGACCAGTGTCCCTCCCCCTTTCTAAGGGGAGCACGAACAAAACTTTGCGCACACAAAACGACAAGACGCCAGGCGGAAGAAGGAAAGTGGTCACTTATTTAGACATCAAAGAAGGCAGTCCGTACCACTTTCTTGGGATCTGCACTCCGCACGGTTTGCCGTGACATCGTTCAGTCGGCTGGGAACAGTCGTGTGAGCAGTGTTGAGATCTCGCCGTACGCGCCGACTACACTCGATGCCGGTGAAGATTTCAGGGAACTGACGGCGCAACGAATTTCTGAAATGGTTTCACAGGTGACACGGTTTTACACCACAAGCGCTGGAGTTCATAAAACTATAGCACTCGCAATGTAAACACAACACTCCCCCATGCTTCGAGCGTCAAGTTTCAGCAGTTAGCAGCCGATCGCCATTAGAAAGCGCTGTTTCACCGTCCGGCCGCTAGAAAGCTACTGCAGCAGATGGTTCAGACATACATATATAaaagtattaataaataaaattaataaataacCAATTTCTGGATCTCAAGAGTCTATATTAAGCAGTAAAGAGCGTAAAAATAGCCAGGGCGCAGATAAATATTTGACGCTGCTAGCGCCGCCATCCACCCGCCATCATATTCAACATGGCGGCGTCCATGTGCCGTGTCTGAAAAATAACATCCTCGACTGACGGAACACAGCTGTAGCACGATGACAGACTTTCAAGAAGAACAGAAAAACGAAATAGAAGCGTTAGAATCCATCTATCCCAGTGAACTTGAAAGTGAGTCGTTTACTTATTTACTCTTTTTCGTTTTCGTACTCGGTTTGTACGCTAGCTACGTGAGATGCATGTATAACACCTCAGTTATCGTCCCTGAAAGTCGTGCTATTTCGTTATTTTCTCACAGCCGTAGAGACAGACCCATACCATGCTTTCACAATTGATGTCAAAGCTGACGCGGGTGATCAGCCTGAAGATGAACAATGTAAGAGGCATCCCTTATGATGATGTGCTTGGGAGTTCAGTAGATGAGTGCAATTTGTTGTCGTTGTGACTGTTCTAGCGTCTGTGAAACTAAAGTTCACCTATGTACCTCGCTACCCGGAGGAGGGCCCA
This window encodes:
- the Bet3 gene encoding blocked early in transport 3, with amino-acid sequence MSRQTVRSADPKKVSSELFTLTYGSLVAQMLKDYESDEEVNKQLDRMGYNIGLRLIEDFLARTNVGRCYDFRDTAEKLQMAFKMYLGISPSITNWSPAGDEFSLILESNPLTEFVELPESHATLKYSNIIPGVIRGALEMVQTEVVACFVHDQLKGDSTSELRVKFVRRLEDAIPAGED